Proteins from a single region of Acanthochromis polyacanthus isolate Apoly-LR-REF ecotype Palm Island chromosome 11, KAUST_Apoly_ChrSc, whole genome shotgun sequence:
- the LOC110970115 gene encoding elongation factor 1-alpha — protein sequence MGKEKTHINIVVIGHVDSGKSTSTGHLIYKCGGIDKRTIEKFEKEAAEMGKGSFKYAWVLDKLKAERERGITIDIALWKFETSKYYVTIIDAPGHRDFIKNMITGTSQADCAVLIVAAGVGEFEAGISKNGQTREHALLAFTLGVKQLIVGVNKMDSTEPPYSQARFEEIQKEVSTYIKKIGYNPASVAFVPISGWHGDNMLEASDKMGWFKGWKIERKEGSASGTTLLEALDAILPPARPTDKPLRLPLQDVYKIGGIGTVPVGRVETGVLKPGMVVTFAPPNLTTEVKSVEMHHESLPEAVPGDNVGFNIKNVSVKEIRRGYVAGDSKNDPPKGADNFNAQVIILNHPGQINAGYAPVLDCHTAHIACKFIELIEKIDRRSGKKLEDSPKFVKSGDAAIVKLIPQKPMVVEPFANYPPLGRFAVRDMRQTVAVGVIKAVETKEISGKTTKAAEKAQKKK from the exons ATGGGAAAGGAAAAGACCCACATCAACATCGTGGTCATTGGCCATGTCGACTCCGGAAAGTCCACCTCCACCGGCCACTTGATCTACAAGTGCGGAGGAATCGACAAGAGAACCATCGAGAAGTTTGAGAAGGAAGCCGCCGAG ATGGGCAAAGGTTCCTTCAAGTACGCCTGGGTGCTGGACAAACTGAAGGCCGAGCGTGAGCGTGGTATCACCATCGATATCGCTCTGTGGAAGTTCGAGACCAGCAAGTACTACGTGACCATTATTGATGCCCCCGGACACAGGGACTTCATCAAGAACATGATCACTGGAACCTCTCAG GCTGACTGCGCTGTGCTGATCGTCGCTGCTGGAGTTGGTGAGTTCGAGGCTGGTATCTCCAAGAACGGTCAGACCCGTGAGCACGCTCTGCTGGCCTTCACCCTCGGTGTGAAGCAGCTCATTGTTGGAGTCAACAAGATGGATTCCACTGAGCCCCCTTACAGTCAGGCCCGTTTTGAGGAGATCCAAAAGGAAGTGAGCACCTACATCAAGAAGATCGGCTACAACCCTGCCTCTGTTGCCTTCGTCCCCATCTCTGGATGGCATGGAGACAACATGCTGGAGGCCAGTGACAAG atgGGCTGGTTCAAGGGCTGGAAGATTGAGCGCAAGGAGGGCAGTGCCAGTGGAACCACCTTGCTGGAGGCTCTGGATGCCATCCTGCCCCCAGCTCGCCCCACCGACAAGCCCCTCCGTCTGCCCCTGCAGGACGTCTACAAAATCGGCG GTATTGGAACTGTCCCCGTCGGTCGTGTTGAGACCGGTGTTCTGAAGCCCGGTATGGTCGTCACCTTCGCTCCACCCAATCTGACCACTGAGGTCAAGTCCGTGGAGATGCACCACGAGTCTCTGCCAGAGGCCGTTCCCGGTGACAACGTTGGTTTCAACATCAAGAACGTGTCCGTCAAGGAAATCCGTCGTGGATACGTTGCTGGCGACAGCAAGAACGACCCTCCCAAGGGTGCTGACAACTTCAACGCCCAG GTCATCATCCTGAACCACCCCGGCCAGATCAATGCTGGTTACGCCCCCGTGCTGGATTGCCACACCGCTCACATCGCCTGCAAGTTCATTGAGCTGATCGAGAAGATTGACCGTCGTTCTGGCAAGAAGCTTGAGGATTCCCCCAAGTTTGTAAAGTCTGGAGATGCCGCCATTGTCAAACTGATCCCACAGAAGCCCATGGTTGTGGAGCCCTTCGCCAACTACCCTCCCCTTG GTCGTTTCGCTGTGCGTGACATGAGGCAGACTGTGGCTGTCGGTGTCATCAAGGCTGTTGAGACCAAGGAAATTTCCGGAAAGACGACCAAGGCTGCAGAGAAGGCCcagaagaagaaatga